Genomic window (Melioribacteraceae bacterium):
GCTCGTTATAAAATATTTAATAATATTTCATTAAACGCACGCATCGAAAATTTATTTAATAAAGAATATGAAGAAGTGCTTTTTTACGGGACTTTAAAGAGAACTTTTTACGCAGGAGTTAGTTATTCACTATAAAAGAATCGCATTTGATTTACGACTTTTCACATTCTGCTCAATCTCTGCGTGAACTTTGAGAACTCTGCGTTTAGGTATTAACGCAGAGTTCTCATTATTAAGTTACTCCGCCATTATTTCACATCCACCTTCAGTAATTGGTTTGCTTCTCTCAGCTTCCACTCTACTATTCTTCTTAAAAGCGGAAGTTTATCGAAGGCACTGTTTTCTTGAATCAAAGCATAATAATTTTCGAATGTAGTTTGTGGGTCATCCAGATAAAGAGAAACCAAAGCATTAGTATAGTGAAACTCTTCCAATGGAATTTGTTTTTTTAAGTTGGGATTAGCGACAAGAAGTTCTGAGATTTTTAGGCACGTTGCTTTTGCTTCATTGAGTTCATTATTAAGTAAATAATTGCTAGCCAGCTTAATTAATAACTTTGCCTGAGTAGGGGCATCTTTAGCCGAATATTTAATAAAATCATCCGCATCTTTTTTAACCGATTGAATCTGCAGAAAGTTAGTTTGGTTAATTTTTTCGAGCATTGTCATATTCAGGTATTCGCGTCTCAGGTAGAATGAATCGGGATACTGTTCAATAATTTCTTTATAATGATATTTTCTGGGATCATCAATTTGAAGCGCCTTATAAACATCGGTATAAAGTTTTTGCACTTCATAATTATTGAAGTTGTTATCAAGAAGGTATTTCGATAATCCAAACGTAAGCCGTAAATTTTTTGTTGTAGTGTTATGATAAAGCGCGGTTTCGTAAATATCTTTAGCACTAGGTTTTGCACTCCGTACAAAATCAAATATGAATAAATTCTTATTTAATGTATCAAACTTTTCATCGAATTTGTAAATAAGCTGAGAAGTATTCCCCACATAAAATGATTTTGGAGCTAAGAATTCTAACCGTGGATGAAATTCAGAATTTATTTCCTTTGCATCTGCGGCAAGAAAAATTCCCCTGCGTGATAATGACTGACTTGTCAATAAAGTCAGAGTATTGTTAACCCCTATACTTGCCAAATCTTTTTTAACTGAAGGAATATTTATCTTCTTATCAATATTTGTAAAATTGGGAGTGAACTGATTTTTAAACCCAACTATAATTAAATCGGTACTAACACCCTGCCAGACTGTAGAATTTGGGAATACAGATCGAAATGTATTTAATACAAGTTTCACAATTTGGTCATCCGATTCATACATATGGAACCACTGAACCATAATTCCATTATCGGCCAATTTTGATTTACATAGATTGAAATACTCTACTGAAAACAAATTACCGATACCGGCTATCCAAGGATTTGAAGGTTCCGAAATTATTACATCATATTTTTCTTTAGATAGTTTGAGCAGAGTTAACGCGTCTTCATTATATAGATTTAGCTTGTCATTATTTAAACAATCACCATTTTCCTCTTTAAAATATTTACCCGCCTCAATAACTTCGACCGATATTTCCGCGCAGTCAACTTTGTTTATAGGGTGAGTTAATACAGAACCAATAGTTGCTCCGCTGCCAAATCCTACGACAAATACATTTTTAGGATTTTCATGGAGGATCATGGGAATTTGCGCAATAAGCTTTTGAGTAGGCATATCGGTTACACTGCTGGCGTCCGGTTTGCCATTTATTACGAGTCGTTTTTGGATCAATGGAGGAGGGGTAAGTGTTACAGCCACGTTAGCATTTGTTCCCTCTTTGTAAAATAGAACTTTATAATTGGCAACATAATTTTTGTAGTCGGCATAACTTGGAGGAGCATCCTCTTTTAGCGCTCTAAACACACCTCCTATTGAAATGTTAACATCCCATGCCGGTGACATAAAAACATATAGAATATAAATAGCAACCGCAGATATTACATAACCTATTTTCTTTTGAATCATAATAGATTTGTATGACATTGTAATTATAATTGCGGCAAATAAATTTATCGCTATTCCTATCTCAAACGTGGATTTAATTCCGAACATAGGTATAAAAACCAACCCTGTTAGTACAACTCCCGCAACAGTTCCTAAAGTATTAACTGAAAATACAGTCCCAACTGTTTTTCCGATCAATCTATTTTTTGCCGCAATTATATCCACAATTGCAGGCAACGTCATTCCCATAAAAATTGTTGGGATAACCAGTACCAAAAAACAGAGTGAAAACTGAACAACAAGAAATAGTGAAAAAGTTGTATCGTTTTTAGTGAATAGAGACGCTAATTGCCAAAGTATATATGCAAATCGTTCATAAAATATTAGGATTAACCCGGTACTTGTGGCAATTAAAACCTGCAACAGTGCTACCATCTTTATTTTATTAAATCTCATAAAAAATTTAAGTGTGATTAAAAAGCTCCCAATTGTAATTCCACTTATAAAAGCGATCAACATCAGAGAAAATGCGTAGGTTGAAGAACCGAATATTGTAATGAATAATCTTGTCCATACCATTTCATATAGTAAAGCTGCCATTCCGGATAAACCAGCTGCAATAATCAATATTGTACCAATCAAACTTGAATCTCCTGATTGAGCGGTTTCTGTCTCTTCGATAATTAGCTCATCTGATTTTTCATCTAACAACTTATCAGTCGCAGTATTAAACTTTGAAATTAACAATGCAAATAAACCCACAAAAATATTAACTATAGCCGCGGCAATTATTGTCGGCTGTAATCCAAACCCCGGTATTAATTGAAATCCCGCAATCAGTATTCCCCACACGGCACCAAATGAATTTAAAAAATATAATGTAGCTACATCCTTCCTCGTATTATTAAGGTTTTCTACAAAATATTTACTTAGAATTGGAAGAGTACCTCCCATTGCAATAGTTGGTAGAAGCAAAAGAGTAGCACTTGATACGAACCTCAAAAAATTGAAGACAAAATTTCTTCCATCATAGTTGTAGTTCGACGCGGTTGAAATAAATACATCTCCCCAAAATGAAGTTATAAATGGATATAGAATACAGTATAGCCCAATAAATAGTTCAAGAATAGCATATGCCATTAAATGATTCTTGTAGTAATCAGCTTTCCTCCCAAAGAAATAATTGCCAAGTGCTAATCCACCTAAAAAAGTTGAGAGAACGATCATTTGAGCGTAGGTTGTGTTACCGAGAAATAACGCTAAATATTTGAACCAAACAATTTGATAGACTAATCCGGTAGCTCCAGTCATTACAAAAAATAGAGCTATGATAGTTTTGGTTAGACTTCGATCGGATGTTTTCATTTCTTTT
Coding sequences:
- a CDS encoding fused MFS/spermidine synthase; translated protein: MKTSDRSLTKTIIALFFVMTGATGLVYQIVWFKYLALFLGNTTYAQMIVLSTFLGGLALGNYFFGRKADYYKNHLMAYAILELFIGLYCILYPFITSFWGDVFISTASNYNYDGRNFVFNFLRFVSSATLLLLPTIAMGGTLPILSKYFVENLNNTRKDVATLYFLNSFGAVWGILIAGFQLIPGFGLQPTIIAAAIVNIFVGLFALLISKFNTATDKLLDEKSDELIIEETETAQSGDSSLIGTILIIAAGLSGMAALLYEMVWTRLFITIFGSSTYAFSLMLIAFISGITIGSFLITLKFFMRFNKIKMVALLQVLIATSTGLILIFYERFAYILWQLASLFTKNDTTFSLFLVVQFSLCFLVLVIPTIFMGMTLPAIVDIIAAKNRLIGKTVGTVFSVNTLGTVAGVVLTGLVFIPMFGIKSTFEIGIAINLFAAIIITMSYKSIMIQKKIGYVISAVAIYILYVFMSPAWDVNISIGGVFRALKEDAPPSYADYKNYVANYKVLFYKEGTNANVAVTLTPPPLIQKRLVINGKPDASSVTDMPTQKLIAQIPMILHENPKNVFVVGFGSGATIGSVLTHPINKVDCAEISVEVIEAGKYFKEENGDCLNNDKLNLYNEDALTLLKLSKEKYDVIISEPSNPWIAGIGNLFSVEYFNLCKSKLADNGIMVQWFHMYESDDQIVKLVLNTFRSVFPNSTVWQGVSTDLIIVGFKNQFTPNFTNIDKKINIPSVKKDLASIGVNNTLTLLTSQSLSRRGIFLAADAKEINSEFHPRLEFLAPKSFYVGNTSQLIYKFDEKFDTLNKNLFIFDFVRSAKPSAKDIYETALYHNTTTKNLRLTFGLSKYLLDNNFNNYEVQKLYTDVYKALQIDDPRKYHYKEIIEQYPDSFYLRREYLNMTMLEKINQTNFLQIQSVKKDADDFIKYSAKDAPTQAKLLIKLASNYLLNNELNEAKATCLKISELLVANPNLKKQIPLEEFHYTNALVSLYLDDPQTTFENYYALIQENSAFDKLPLLRRIVEWKLREANQLLKVDVK